One Candidatus Ornithobacterium hominis genomic region harbors:
- a CDS encoding PadR family transcriptional regulator, whose amino-acid sequence MKINYDIEKSRTQMRKGSLELCILSIIQRSDAYAPEIIEELKQNQIIVVEGTIYPLLTRLKNNGILEYRWEESSSGPPRKYYTLTSDGEEFLNQLKQTWIQLSQTIQKIIH is encoded by the coding sequence ATGAAAATAAATTATGATATCGAAAAATCTCGAACTCAAATGCGAAAAGGCAGTTTAGAGCTCTGTATTCTCAGCATTATTCAGCGTAGTGATGCTTATGCGCCTGAAATAATAGAAGAACTCAAGCAAAATCAAATCATTGTGGTGGAAGGCACTATATACCCTCTACTGACGAGGTTGAAAAATAATGGCATTTTAGAATATCGCTGGGAAGAAAGCTCATCGGGGCCACCGCGTAAATATTATACGCTAACTTCTGATGGCGAAGAATTTCTAAATCAGCTAAAACAAACTTGGATTCAATTATCTCAAACCATTCAAAAAATTATACACTAA
- a CDS encoding PspC domain-containing protein: MDKTHNISLGGFAFIIEENALFSLKKYLDEINLYLQNDTGKQEVINDIEYRMAEIFGEQLKNNRQVINLEDVNHIKKTLGEPSQFVLDGDESETKKLPNLFPLPSKKLYRDSTNKKLGGVAAGIAHYFSIDPTWVRIGLLCLPFLDFLFLGISTISLVLAYIILWIVIPEANTTAEKLEMYGDHVNVDSLRNFDRTATDSKKKLNTEDVIKRLLKLGLKIVIGLISLFLLAVSITLAVSAIALFVGGFTLFSTNFIGFSMSDFLPLVFDHDWEIWLFYPSLFLLISLPIIGLILVFIRIISTRFRIKKEVSYALVTLFFIALIGFSVISISTLRAFQRGASVTESIDIQTSPTEILMVENISPASSDEFEFSFDFSTLEFVPSLDSLARVEITKTAKGKNLALAKKHANFKSSVRTKPNKIQFKDKVSIYDFEKWRLQNEKVTIEIPEGQKIQFRNVSYLTAKHQYTPVENNTTYVFKNNRLYTEKEWQKNGAEFYSDTLQQDVPLEDEINKNDTYIPNDDVSFDSQWD, from the coding sequence ATGGACAAAACTCATAATATCAGTTTAGGCGGATTCGCCTTCATCATCGAAGAAAATGCGCTTTTTTCTTTGAAAAAATATTTGGACGAAATTAACTTGTATTTACAAAATGATACGGGAAAACAGGAAGTCATTAACGATATAGAATACCGAATGGCAGAAATTTTTGGCGAGCAACTCAAAAACAATCGCCAAGTCATCAATCTAGAGGACGTCAATCATATCAAAAAAACCTTGGGCGAGCCATCTCAGTTTGTTTTAGATGGTGATGAAAGTGAAACCAAAAAGCTTCCAAATCTTTTCCCTTTGCCCTCAAAAAAATTATACCGAGATTCCACTAACAAAAAATTAGGCGGTGTAGCAGCGGGCATTGCTCATTACTTTAGTATCGACCCAACTTGGGTACGAATTGGCTTGTTATGCTTACCATTTTTAGATTTTCTGTTTTTGGGGATCTCAACAATAAGCCTTGTTTTGGCTTATATTATTTTATGGATTGTAATTCCTGAGGCGAATACAACTGCTGAAAAGCTAGAAATGTACGGTGACCACGTAAATGTAGATTCACTAAGAAACTTTGACCGGACAGCTACTGATTCAAAAAAAAAATTAAATACTGAAGATGTTATTAAGCGTTTGCTCAAGCTGGGGCTAAAAATCGTAATTGGGCTCATTTCATTGTTTCTTTTGGCTGTAAGCATCACTTTAGCCGTTTCTGCAATAGCTCTTTTCGTAGGGGGATTTACTCTTTTTAGCACAAATTTCATAGGGTTTTCAATGTCAGATTTTTTACCTTTGGTATTTGATCACGATTGGGAAATCTGGCTGTTTTACCCATCTTTATTTCTCTTAATTTCATTACCAATTATTGGGTTAATCCTAGTATTTATCCGTATCATTTCTACTCGATTTCGTATTAAAAAAGAAGTATCTTACGCACTTGTAACTTTATTCTTCATTGCTCTCATCGGGTTTTCAGTTATTAGTATTTCAACGCTACGAGCTTTTCAGCGAGGAGCTTCCGTCACAGAATCTATAGATATTCAGACCTCACCTACCGAAATTTTAATGGTTGAGAACATCTCTCCTGCATCATCAGATGAGTTCGAGTTCTCCTTTGATTTTTCTACACTAGAATTTGTACCATCGTTGGATTCATTGGCACGAGTGGAAATTACAAAAACCGCTAAAGGGAAAAACTTAGCTTTGGCAAAAAAGCATGCTAACTTTAAAAGTTCTGTACGCACAAAACCCAATAAAATTCAATTTAAAGACAAAGTTTCTATCTATGATTTTGAAAAATGGCGTTTGCAAAACGAAAAAGTGACTATTGAAATTCCCGAAGGTCAAAAAATTCAATTCAGAAATGTTTCATATCTCACGGCTAAGCATCAATATACCCCTGTAGAAAATAATACGACTTATGTTTTTAAAAACAATCGGCTCTACACCGAAAAGGAATGGCAAAAAAATGGCGCTGAATTTTATTCTGACACTTTACAGCAAGACGTGCCTCTGGAGGATGAAATAAATAAAAACGACACCTACATTCCTAATGATGATGTATCCTTTGATTCTCAGTGGGATTAA
- a CDS encoding 1-acyl-sn-glycerol-3-phosphate acyltransferase: protein MGQLILFLMGWKLNNGINLKQIHSCVLVCAPHTSNWDFVVTVAAFWKMGIPMKLFIKDAWTKPWYGFIIKALGGIGVNRKQRQNLTDYAGNLLRNKSERLYLVNTPEGTRKFAEKWKKGFYYIAQKGEVPILFAYADYAKKEAGINAMADPKIHTLEQTLQIAEDFYENIEAKFPEKFNKKIQS from the coding sequence ATGGGTCAGCTTATTCTTTTTTTGATGGGCTGGAAACTAAATAACGGCATCAACCTTAAACAAATTCATAGCTGCGTATTAGTCTGCGCCCCACACACCTCTAACTGGGATTTTGTGGTAACCGTAGCTGCTTTTTGGAAAATGGGTATCCCGATGAAACTCTTCATCAAAGACGCTTGGACCAAGCCTTGGTACGGGTTCATCATCAAAGCCTTGGGCGGCATCGGCGTAAACCGCAAGCAACGCCAAAACCTCACTGATTATGCAGGGAACTTGCTAAGAAATAAATCTGAGCGACTCTACTTGGTCAACACGCCAGAGGGAACACGAAAATTTGCCGAAAAATGGAAAAAAGGCTTCTACTATATTGCCCAAAAGGGCGAGGTCCCGATTTTATTTGCTTACGCTGATTATGCAAAAAAAGAAGCAGGAATCAATGCCATGGCCGACCCTAAAATTCATACGCTTGAGCAAACACTCCAAATCGCAGAAGATTTTTATGAAAATATAGAAGCTAAATTCCCAGAAAAATTTAATAAAAAGATTCAATCATGA
- a CDS encoding PaaI family thioesterase, with amino-acid sequence MNSKKDILNQIQALNKDTVMEVFDLKYTAFDGESLSAELPVSPKVHQPYGILHGGINAVLAETVGSLLSALQYSPEDKKGAVGINIQVNHIKAVREGKVTAKASFLKKGKSVDYIEIEIRNDKNELTAQATMTNKIIDL; translated from the coding sequence ATGAATTCAAAAAAAGATATTCTAAATCAAATTCAAGCTTTGAATAAAGATACCGTAATGGAAGTTTTTGACTTGAAATATACTGCTTTTGACGGTGAAAGTCTCTCGGCAGAACTTCCCGTCTCCCCCAAAGTGCACCAACCCTACGGCATCTTGCACGGTGGCATAAATGCAGTATTGGCTGAAACTGTAGGAAGCCTGCTATCTGCCTTACAATATTCGCCCGAAGATAAAAAGGGAGCGGTGGGCATCAACATTCAAGTCAACCACATCAAAGCTGTGAGAGAGGGAAAAGTTACCGCAAAGGCTTCATTTCTGAAGAAAGGGAAGTCGGTTGACTATATCGAAATAGAAATTAGAAATGATAAAAATGAACTAACGGCTCAGGCTACGATGACGAATAAAATTATCGATTTATAA
- a CDS encoding isochorismate synthase produces MDLKNLSSPYILYRFPDEENFVFEELTIADKNDFTFQIQSFNQEKNYFFKGLKNFEINPKDFPSENLNEISQGLKIFESPIFTWEIYRNKCDFFIQEIQKGRFEKLVLSRIFKGLKNPNLGELFANLSKKYPKALIYLLHLGDEIWLGATPELLLEIKNNKLQTMALAGTRSTEYPHPWTEKELYEHQVVVDYISKALENLNPKVEETKTITLNNLQHLMTPISANWSDESAVEHLISRLHPTPAVCGLPQREAFEFILENEGYNRSFYTGILGFKNQTSITYFVNLRCARISHSGMDVFVGGGITAASQALAEWEETELKAKVLLDF; encoded by the coding sequence ATGGATTTAAAAAATCTTTCTTCTCCATACATCCTGTACCGCTTTCCTGATGAGGAAAATTTTGTTTTTGAAGAATTAACTATAGCTGATAAAAATGATTTCACATTTCAGATTCAATCTTTTAATCAAGAAAAAAATTATTTTTTTAAAGGCTTAAAAAATTTTGAGATTAACCCAAAAGATTTCCCATCAGAAAATTTAAATGAAATTTCTCAAGGCTTAAAAATTTTTGAATCACCGATTTTCACTTGGGAAATTTATCGAAATAAATGTGATTTTTTCATCCAAGAAATTCAGAAAGGCAGATTTGAAAAGTTAGTTCTAAGTCGAATTTTTAAAGGTCTGAAAAATCCAAATTTGGGGGAACTTTTTGCTAATTTGTCAAAAAAATACCCTAAAGCTTTGATTTATTTACTTCACTTGGGAGATGAAATCTGGTTGGGTGCCACGCCTGAACTTTTGCTTGAAATCAAAAACAATAAACTCCAAACCATGGCTTTGGCTGGAACTCGAAGCACCGAATACCCCCACCCTTGGACTGAAAAAGAGTTGTATGAACACCAAGTGGTGGTGGACTATATTTCTAAAGCTTTAGAAAATTTAAATCCTAAAGTTGAAGAAACTAAAACCATAACTCTCAATAATTTGCAACATTTGATGACGCCAATTTCTGCAAATTGGAGTGATGAAAGCGCTGTAGAGCACCTCATCTCTCGCCTCCATCCTACGCCTGCAGTTTGTGGTCTGCCTCAGCGAGAAGCTTTTGAATTCATCTTAGAAAATGAAGGCTACAACCGCTCTTTCTACACTGGGATTTTGGGCTTTAAAAATCAGACGAGTATAACTTATTTTGTGAATTTAAGATGTGCCCGAATCTCCCACTCGGGGATGGATGTTTTTGTAGGTGGGGGCATCACAGCGGCTAGCCAAGCCTTGGCTGAATGGGAGGAAACAGAGCTCAAAGCTAAAGTTTTGCTGGACTTTTAA
- a CDS encoding deoxyhypusine synthase family protein, with amino-acid sequence MGAISDFIQKYYLHFNAASLVDAAKAYEEQLNQGNKMLVSLAGAMSTAELGKIFAEMIRQDKVHIISCTGANLEEDIMNLVAHSHYKRVPNYRDLTPQEEWDLLEVGLNRVTDTCIPEEEAFRRLQKHIYKIWKNAEEKGERYFPHEFMYKMLLSGVLEEYYEIDLKDSWMYAAAEKNLPIVVPGWEDSTMGNIFASYVIKGELKATTMKSGIEYMTFLADWYTDNTKDNGIGFFQIGGGIAGDFPICVVPMLYQDLERTDTPFWSYFCQISDSTTSYGSYSGAVPNEKITWGKLDINTPKFIIESDATIVAPLIFAYLLDL; translated from the coding sequence ATGGGAGCAATCAGTGATTTTATACAAAAGTACTATTTACATTTTAATGCAGCGAGTTTAGTCGATGCAGCAAAAGCTTATGAAGAACAACTCAACCAAGGCAACAAAATGTTGGTGAGTTTAGCAGGAGCGATGAGTACAGCAGAATTAGGTAAAATTTTTGCCGAAATGATTCGCCAAGACAAAGTACACATCATTTCTTGTACAGGCGCTAATTTAGAAGAAGACATTATGAATTTAGTGGCGCACAGCCATTACAAAAGAGTGCCCAATTATCGTGATTTAACACCCCAAGAGGAATGGGACTTGCTAGAAGTAGGGCTCAATCGAGTGACGGATACTTGCATTCCAGAGGAAGAGGCTTTTCGTCGATTGCAGAAACATATTTACAAAATTTGGAAAAATGCTGAAGAAAAAGGCGAACGCTATTTCCCACATGAATTTATGTATAAAATGTTACTTTCAGGCGTTTTAGAAGAATATTATGAGATAGATTTAAAAGATAGCTGGATGTATGCCGCGGCAGAAAAAAACCTGCCTATTGTAGTGCCAGGCTGGGAAGACAGTACTATGGGCAACATCTTTGCAAGCTATGTAATCAAAGGAGAATTGAAAGCAACTACGATGAAATCAGGAATAGAATATATGACATTTCTAGCCGATTGGTACACCGATAATACAAAAGACAATGGCATTGGTTTCTTCCAAATTGGGGGAGGAATTGCAGGAGATTTCCCTATTTGCGTTGTGCCTATGCTTTACCAAGATTTAGAAAGAACAGATACACCATTTTGGAGCTATTTCTGCCAAATTTCAGATTCCACAACTTCCTACGGAAGCTACTCAGGGGCAGTACCCAACGAAAAAATCACATGGGGGAAATTGGACATCAATACACCAAAATTTATCATTGAATCTGATGCTACCATTGTAGCACCATTAATTTTTGCTTATTTACTAGACCTATAA
- a CDS encoding arginine decarboxylase, with protein MKLKYHDLIDQTYYFPQEEFTLKDHALQFHGIDLMGLVQEYGSPLKFNYLPKISENIQKAKKWFAEAIEKHQYKATYNYCYCTKSSHFSFVLNEALKNDIHIETSSAVDINIVEKLLESGRLTSDNWVICNGFKRDQYVENIARLMNNGHRRCLPIIDNYEEVSLLKDSIEDKFQVGIRIASEEEPKFEFYTSRLGIGYRDIVPFYKKEIKDDPQVELKMLHFFINTGIRDTAYYWSELIKCLKVYVNLKKICPSLDSLNIGGGFPIKNSLHFTYDYAYMVDEIVNQINLYCENAGVDVPHIFTEFGSFTVGESGGAIYEILYQKHQNDREKWNMIDSSFITTLPDSWAISKRFVMLAINRWNDEYERVLLGGLTCDSDDYYNSEQNLNAIFLPKFKKEKPLYIGFFNTGAYQDTIGGFGGLQHCLIPKPKHILIDKNEKGEIITKLFAPQQNADDFLKILGY; from the coding sequence ATGAAATTAAAATATCACGATTTAATTGACCAAACGTATTATTTTCCACAAGAGGAATTTACGCTAAAAGATCATGCGCTGCAATTCCACGGGATAGATTTGATGGGTTTAGTCCAAGAATATGGTTCTCCGTTAAAATTTAATTATTTACCCAAAATTTCAGAAAATATCCAAAAAGCTAAAAAATGGTTTGCAGAAGCGATAGAAAAGCATCAGTACAAGGCTACTTACAATTATTGCTATTGTACTAAAAGTTCACACTTTTCTTTCGTTTTGAATGAAGCTTTAAAAAATGATATTCATATCGAAACTAGCTCGGCGGTAGACATTAATATTGTGGAGAAACTTCTAGAAAGTGGAAGGTTGACGAGCGATAATTGGGTGATTTGCAATGGGTTTAAAAGAGATCAGTATGTGGAAAACATTGCTCGGCTGATGAATAACGGGCACAGGCGTTGTTTACCGATTATAGATAATTATGAGGAAGTCAGTTTACTGAAAGATTCCATCGAAGATAAATTCCAAGTAGGAATCAGAATTGCATCAGAAGAAGAGCCAAAATTTGAGTTTTATACCTCTCGATTGGGGATTGGCTACCGAGATATTGTTCCGTTTTACAAAAAGGAAATCAAAGATGACCCCCAAGTGGAACTTAAAATGCTTCATTTTTTCATCAATACAGGGATTAGAGATACAGCTTACTACTGGAGTGAATTAATTAAGTGCTTGAAGGTTTATGTCAACTTAAAAAAAATATGCCCAAGCTTAGATAGCCTGAACATTGGTGGTGGGTTTCCTATAAAAAACTCTTTACATTTCACTTATGATTATGCTTATATGGTTGATGAAATTGTGAATCAAATTAACTTATATTGTGAGAATGCTGGGGTAGATGTTCCACATATTTTCACGGAGTTTGGTAGTTTTACCGTAGGCGAGAGTGGTGGAGCGATTTACGAAATTCTTTATCAAAAACACCAGAACGATAGAGAGAAATGGAACATGATTGATTCTTCTTTTATCACGACTTTGCCTGATAGCTGGGCGATTAGTAAAAGATTTGTAATGTTGGCCATCAACCGCTGGAATGATGAATATGAGCGAGTATTGCTAGGCGGGTTGACTTGCGATAGCGATGACTACTATAATAGTGAGCAGAACTTGAATGCTATATTTTTGCCCAAGTTCAAAAAAGAAAAACCTTTGTATATTGGCTTTTTCAATACAGGGGCATATCAAGACACGATTGGTGGCTTTGGTGGCTTGCAGCATTGCTTGATTCCAAAGCCCAAGCATATCTTAATTGATAAAAATGAAAAAGGAGAAATCATAACAAAATTATTTGCACCACAGCAGAATGCAGATGATTTTTTAAAAATTTTAGGTTATTAA
- a CDS encoding 5-(carboxyamino)imidazole ribonucleotide synthase, which translates to MKKIGILGGGQLGRMFIQNALNYPVEIHILDPNPEAPCSKIAHRFVVGDFNNELDVLNFAENVDIVGIEIEHVNLSALKKLKKLGKTVIPDPEVLEIIQDKGIQKDFYLNHDIATAPLKDKNDLPNVQKLKKGGYDGKGVQLLSAENFENCWGEDSIFEEQADILMELAVLVAQNQSGETAVYPVVEQVFNPEYNLLDYLISPARIDEETAQQAKDLALKVVKKLNSPGIFAIELFLNHDGSLWVNETAPRVHNSGHATIEGNFCSQFDMMLRTLLNFPLGNPESKLKSAMFNLIGASGYTGKAKIQGLEKILNLPGHSLHWYGKKMTKPGRKMGHSTVVAQDWDGVIQQIETIKKEVKIISE; encoded by the coding sequence ATGAAAAAAATTGGAATTTTAGGCGGCGGACAACTCGGTAGAATGTTTATACAAAACGCTCTCAACTACCCAGTAGAAATCCATATTCTTGACCCTAATCCCGAAGCTCCATGCAGCAAAATTGCGCATCGGTTTGTCGTTGGTGATTTTAATAACGAGCTAGATGTACTGAATTTTGCAGAGAACGTAGACATTGTAGGAATTGAAATCGAACACGTGAATCTTTCGGCTCTAAAGAAATTGAAAAAACTAGGAAAAACCGTTATCCCCGACCCTGAAGTTTTAGAAATCATTCAAGATAAAGGAATTCAAAAAGATTTTTATTTGAATCATGATATTGCTACAGCTCCACTCAAAGATAAAAATGACTTGCCCAACGTTCAAAAATTGAAAAAAGGCGGCTACGACGGCAAAGGCGTGCAACTCCTGAGTGCTGAAAATTTTGAAAACTGCTGGGGAGAAGATTCCATTTTTGAAGAACAAGCAGATATTCTGATGGAATTGGCAGTTTTAGTCGCTCAAAATCAAAGTGGCGAAACCGCTGTCTACCCCGTAGTTGAACAGGTTTTCAACCCCGAGTATAATTTACTTGATTACTTAATCTCTCCTGCCCGAATTGATGAAGAAACTGCTCAGCAAGCGAAAGATTTAGCTTTGAAGGTCGTCAAAAAACTCAATTCCCCAGGAATTTTTGCTATCGAATTGTTTCTAAATCACGATGGAAGTCTTTGGGTGAATGAAACAGCTCCTCGCGTTCACAACAGTGGGCACGCCACTATCGAAGGAAATTTTTGTTCGCAATTTGATATGATGTTGCGTACCCTGCTCAATTTCCCACTAGGCAATCCTGAGTCAAAACTCAAATCAGCAATGTTCAACCTCATCGGTGCCAGTGGGTATACGGGGAAGGCTAAAATTCAAGGCTTAGAAAAAATTTTGAATTTACCAGGCCATTCCCTACATTGGTATGGCAAAAAAATGACTAAGCCAGGCAGAAAAATGGGGCATTCTACCGTGGTTGCTCAAGATTGGGATGGTGTCATCCAGCAAATTGAAACGATAAAAAAAGAAGTAAAAATTATTTCTGAATAA
- the purE gene encoding 5-(carboxyamino)imidazole ribonucleotide mutase: MHIENPQVSIIMGSQSDLPVMKEATEILTELGISFELTLISAHRTPLRMLKFAENAHLRGVKVIIAGAGGAAHLPGMVASLTHLPVIGVPVKSSNSIDGWDSILSILQMPNGIPVATVALNAAKNAGLLAARILGSTDEKIAQKMMNFRAELEEKVNQSIEEIRFSYPNGFDV, translated from the coding sequence ATGCATATTGAAAACCCACAAGTTAGTATCATCATGGGAAGCCAAAGCGACTTACCTGTGATGAAAGAAGCTACCGAAATTTTAACTGAGCTGGGCATCTCATTTGAGCTTACCTTGATTTCCGCCCACCGAACGCCTCTGCGAATGCTTAAATTTGCAGAAAACGCGCACCTACGCGGTGTGAAGGTCATCATTGCTGGAGCAGGCGGAGCGGCACATCTTCCTGGCATGGTTGCAAGTTTGACTCACTTGCCAGTGATTGGCGTTCCTGTAAAATCCAGTAATTCCATCGATGGGTGGGATAGCATCTTGAGTATCCTCCAAATGCCTAATGGGATTCCTGTGGCCACCGTGGCTTTGAACGCCGCCAAAAATGCTGGCTTGCTAGCGGCAAGAATTCTAGGCTCAACCGATGAAAAAATCGCTCAAAAAATGATGAATTTTCGTGCTGAATTAGAAGAGAAAGTGAATCAAAGTATTGAAGAAATTCGCTTTTCTTACCCCAACGGGTTTGATGTTTAA
- a CDS encoding UDP-N-acetylmuramoyl-tripeptide--D-alanyl-D-alanine ligase produces the protein MLEEIYQIFQESLGINTDSRTIQPQQIFLALKGENFNGNHYAKQAIAAGAIAAIVDEEVDGENIYRVENSLKFLQELAHFHRQQLDIPVIGLTGSNGKTTTKELIATALSPKFKVAFTQGNLNNHIGVPLTLLSIQKSHEMAVIEMGANHPEEIATLTRIAAPTHGYITNFGKAHLEGFGNLEGVIAAKSELYDFLRINKAFAFVNADDAIQIQRTKNIKNLKFGFENPEVDYFFKPLKNSENATIEFRETEINSHLTGHYNAINIAAAVSIALHFGVNLNSIKKAIENYWPQLNRSQIVKKEQLTIIMDSYNANPTSMEVALKNLASKSGKRIAILGDMFELGRHAKSEHQKITDLAESLDLDEIFLLGENFSQIQTQQAKKFKSVNEFKNYLKENPLPPATILVKGSRGMTLEKIKF, from the coding sequence ATGTTAGAAGAAATTTATCAAATTTTCCAAGAATCATTGGGAATTAATACTGATTCTCGAACAATTCAACCACAACAGATTTTTTTAGCTTTAAAAGGAGAAAACTTCAATGGGAATCACTATGCCAAACAAGCCATAGCTGCTGGAGCCATAGCTGCAATTGTAGATGAAGAAGTTGACGGAGAAAACATTTATCGTGTAGAGAATAGCTTGAAGTTTCTACAAGAATTAGCTCATTTTCATCGTCAGCAATTAGACATCCCAGTGATTGGACTCACAGGGAGTAATGGGAAAACGACGACTAAAGAATTGATAGCTACCGCTTTGTCTCCAAAATTTAAAGTTGCTTTCACGCAAGGCAATTTAAACAATCACATCGGTGTGCCGTTAACTTTACTTTCGATTCAAAAATCACATGAAATGGCTGTGATAGAAATGGGCGCCAACCACCCTGAAGAGATTGCAACACTTACTCGCATTGCTGCTCCGACGCATGGATACATAACCAATTTTGGGAAAGCACATTTAGAAGGCTTTGGGAACTTAGAGGGTGTGATTGCAGCCAAGTCTGAATTGTATGATTTTCTAAGAATAAATAAAGCTTTCGCTTTTGTGAATGCTGATGATGCTATTCAAATTCAGCGAACAAAGAATATTAAAAACTTAAAATTTGGATTTGAAAACCCTGAAGTAGATTATTTTTTTAAGCCTTTAAAAAATTCTGAAAACGCAACAATTGAATTCCGAGAGACTGAAATTAATTCTCATCTCACAGGGCATTACAATGCGATAAATATTGCAGCAGCGGTGAGTATAGCGTTACATTTTGGAGTAAATTTAAATTCCATCAAAAAAGCGATAGAAAATTATTGGCCACAGCTCAATCGTTCACAAATTGTGAAAAAAGAGCAGCTAACCATTATTATGGATTCCTACAACGCCAACCCTACAAGTATGGAGGTGGCACTGAAAAATTTAGCAAGTAAATCAGGCAAGAGAATAGCCATTTTAGGCGATATGTTTGAGCTGGGGAGGCATGCCAAAAGCGAACATCAAAAAATCACTGACTTAGCAGAGTCATTAGATTTAGATGAAATTTTCTTGCTCGGGGAGAACTTCAGTCAAATTCAAACACAGCAAGCCAAGAAATTCAAATCTGTAAATGAATTTAAAAATTATTTAAAAGAAAATCCATTACCTCCAGCCACGATTTTGGTCAAAGGTTCTAGAGGAATGACTTTGGAGAAAATAAAATTTTAA